CGCCCGTCCGGAACATGTCCCTGGCCCGACGCGTCTGCTGCCCGGGCGGCCTGCGGCTGGGTGCTTGACGCGGTGTTGGGTGCCGCGGCGCTGCTCTGTCTCGCGGCTAATCGGGTACGGGTGCGGGTGCGGGTACGAGGAGTCGCTGCTCTGCGGGCTTCCGCGTGGTCGCGAACCGACTCGAAGAGGGGGCGGCCGTCGCAGGAGCCGAGGAGCGCGTCCACGGCGCGCTCGGGATGGGGCATGAGGCCGAGAACATTGCCCGCCTCATTGATGATGCCGGCAATGTTGTGCATGGACCCATTAGGATTGGCCTCTTCGCTGGCGTTGCCCTGGGCGTCCACATAGCGGAAGACAATGCGCTGTTCGGCCTCGAGGCGCTCGAGCGTGGCCGGGTCGGCGACGTAGTTACCCATACCGTGGGCGATGGGGAGGCGCAGCACCTGGCCGGCCTGGTATGCGCTGGTGAAGGCGGTGCGGCTGTTCTCGACGCGTATGCGGACCGGGAGGCTGCGGAACTTCAAGGATCGGTTGCGGACCAGGGCGCCGGGCAGCAGTCCTGCCTCACAGAGGACCTGAAAGCCGTTGCAGACGCCGAGCACGGGCCCGCCGGCCGCGGCGAATCGCAGGACCGGCTCCATGATGGGGCTGAAGCGTGCGATAGCGCCGGCGCGCAGGTAGTCGCCATAGCTGAAGCCGCCGGGCAGAATGACCAGGTCGGGCTCGCCCAGCACGTGCTCCTGGTGCCAGACGAAGCGGGTCCCGGCGTCCAGCACCTCGGTGGCGGCCTTGTAGCAGTCGTAATCGCAGTTCGAGCCGGGGAAGGTGATGATGGCGACGCGCATGTCAGTCCCCGGGCAGCACCTGGATCTGGTAGTCTTCGGTCACGGGGTTGGCGAGCAGCTTGCGGCACATCGCCTCGGCCAGCGCTCGTGCCTGCTCTGCGTCGCTGGCGGCGAGGCGGAGGTGGATCAGGCGCCCCATGCGCACGTCTTCCACGTCCTGGAACTCGAGCGACCGGAGCGCACTGCGTACGGCGTTCCCTTCCGGGTCGAGCAGCCCCTGACGCGGCGTGATGCGCACCTCGACGCGGTACCGGTTCACTCGCTTTCCTCCTCAGGCGGCGGGCGTTTCTTGCCTGGCGTTGGCGGCAGGTCGGCGCCGTTGCTGGGGTCCGTATCCCCGCCGGAATCCGGTTGCCGGTCGGCGGGAAACGCCTCGGGCGCACCTTCGTGCTCGCGGCGCGGGCGGCGGCGGTGCGGCCACCAGATGCGGCGGTGCGGCGCGAACTCGTCGTAGTCCAGTTCCCGCAGCTCGGCATCGGCCTCGTCACCTTCCTCGCTCTCGCTGTCCAGGAGCAGGTCGCGCTCGGGCAGGCGCTCGAAGAACCCGAGCACGAGCGCCTTGCCGATTCCGTAGGCCACGTAGGCCAGCAGCGCGGGGAAGAAGAAGAGCGCGGGAATGGTGAACACGGCGGCCAGCACGGCCAGGAAGAGGACGAGCGTGCCAATGCCTCGGGCGGAGCGGAACCCGAACTTGGGTACCACCGGGTAGAGCACGTGGCTCATCATGAGCACGCCCAGGATCACCATGAATGCAGTCATGAGCACGGGCCAGGGCAGCCCGGCCAGATGCTGCTGGAAGAAGCCCGTCTGGCTGAAGGGGTAGAAAGTGGCGAGGCTCATGCCCGCGGCGGGGGAGGGAAGGCCGTGG
This region of Gemmatimonadota bacterium genomic DNA includes:
- the purS gene encoding phosphoribosylformylglycinamidine synthase subunit PurS, producing the protein MNRYRVEVRITPRQGLLDPEGNAVRSALRSLEFQDVEDVRMGRLIHLRLAASDAEQARALAEAMCRKLLANPVTEDYQIQVLPGD
- the pssA gene encoding CDP-diacylglycerol--serine O-phosphatidyltransferase, with protein sequence MNGRLQRGVIIIPSALTVANLFFGIWALVSAARGHFNTAAWLIVLAGTADTLDGRVARVTRTGSRFGAELDSLVDAVSFGVAPAFVMYHIFLADGQWSWIASFMYVTGAVVRLARFNVEQSGHAKVAFHGLPSPAAGMSLATFYPFSQTGFFQQHLAGLPWPVLMTAFMVILGVLMMSHVLYPVVPKFGFRSARGIGTLVLFLAVLAAVFTIPALFFFPALLAYVAYGIGKALVLGFFERLPERDLLLDSESEEGDEADAELRELDYDEFAPHRRIWWPHRRRPRREHEGAPEAFPADRQPDSGGDTDPSNGADLPPTPGKKRPPPEEESE